One Burkholderia sp. PAMC 26561 genomic window carries:
- a CDS encoding CTP synthase, with amino-acid sequence MTKYVFVTGGVVSSLGKGIAAASLAAILESRGLKVTLLKLDPYINVDPGTMSPFQHGEVFVTEDGAETDLDLGHYERFISTKMRKANNFTTGQIYESVIRKERRGEYLGKTVQVIPHITNEIQAFLQRGAAAATCGEPDVAIVEIGGTVGDIESLPFLEAARQMSLRLGRNSACFVHLTLVPYIATAGELKTKPTQHSVQKLREIGISPHVLLCRADRPIPLDECQKISLFSNVPEDAVISVWDVDSIYKIPQMLHDQGLDNIICEELKLEAKPADLSMWAGLVQKLENPQSEVTIGMVGKYVELTESYKSLIEALKHASIHTSTKVNIEYIDSEQIDTDGVDALKHLDAVLVPGGFGARGTEGKIKAIRYARESKTPYLGICLGMQLAVIEFARDVAGLTDANSTEFDTSTTNPVVALITEWYDRAGRVEKRTEESDLGGTMRLGSQKCPIKPGTMAARIYGTDVNERHRHRYEVNNRFVPQLEAGGLVISARTPSEDLPEMMELPESMHPWFVGVQFHPEFTSSPRDGHPLFKEFVEAARAHHQSLDAAGHTEASDPAPAVAVSVGAQA; translated from the coding sequence ATGACCAAATATGTATTCGTCACCGGCGGCGTAGTGTCTTCCCTCGGCAAGGGTATTGCCGCCGCTTCCCTCGCCGCGATCCTCGAATCGCGCGGTCTGAAAGTCACCCTCCTCAAGCTCGATCCCTACATCAATGTCGACCCCGGCACGATGAGCCCGTTCCAGCATGGGGAAGTGTTCGTGACGGAAGACGGAGCGGAAACGGACCTCGACCTCGGCCATTACGAGCGCTTCATCAGCACGAAGATGCGCAAGGCCAATAACTTCACGACGGGCCAGATCTACGAATCGGTGATCCGCAAGGAACGCCGTGGCGAGTATCTCGGCAAGACCGTTCAGGTCATTCCGCATATCACCAACGAAATCCAGGCGTTCCTGCAACGCGGCGCGGCTGCGGCCACGTGCGGCGAGCCGGATGTGGCTATCGTGGAAATCGGCGGGACGGTGGGTGATATCGAATCGCTGCCGTTTCTCGAAGCCGCGCGCCAGATGAGCTTGCGCCTCGGGCGCAACAGCGCGTGTTTCGTGCACCTGACGCTTGTGCCGTACATCGCTACGGCAGGTGAGCTCAAGACCAAGCCTACGCAACACAGCGTGCAGAAGCTGCGCGAGATCGGTATCTCGCCGCACGTGCTGCTGTGTCGCGCGGACCGTCCGATCCCCCTCGACGAATGTCAGAAGATTTCGCTCTTTTCCAATGTGCCGGAAGACGCGGTCATTTCGGTGTGGGACGTGGACAGCATCTACAAGATTCCGCAGATGCTGCACGACCAGGGTCTCGACAACATCATCTGCGAAGAACTCAAGCTCGAAGCGAAACCCGCTGACCTCAGCATGTGGGCCGGCCTCGTGCAAAAGCTCGAGAACCCGCAGAGCGAAGTCACCATCGGCATGGTCGGCAAATATGTGGAGTTGACCGAGTCGTACAAATCGTTGATCGAGGCGTTGAAGCACGCGTCCATTCATACGTCGACGAAGGTGAACATCGAGTACATCGATTCCGAGCAGATCGACACGGACGGCGTCGATGCATTGAAGCATCTCGACGCAGTGCTCGTGCCGGGCGGTTTTGGCGCGCGTGGCACCGAAGGCAAGATCAAGGCAATACGTTATGCACGCGAATCGAAGACGCCGTATCTCGGCATCTGCCTCGGCATGCAACTGGCTGTAATCGAATTTGCACGCGACGTGGCCGGTCTCACGGACGCAAACAGCACGGAATTCGATACATCGACTACAAACCCGGTAGTGGCGCTCATCACCGAATGGTATGACCGCGCCGGTCGTGTTGAAAAGCGTACGGAAGAGTCGGATCTTGGCGGCACCATGCGCCTGGGTTCACAAAAATGTCCGATCAAGCCGGGCACCATGGCGGCTCGTATTTACGGAACGGATGTGAACGAGCGTCATCGTCACCGCTACGAAGTGAACAACCGGTTCGTGCCGCAACTCGAGGCAGGTGGCCTCGTGATCAGCGCGCGCACGCCGAGCGAAGACCTGCCGGAAATGATGGAACTGCCGGAATCGATGCACCCGTGGTTTGTCGGCGTGCAGTTCCACCCGGAGTTCACGTCGTCGCCACGCGATGGTCATCCGCTTTTCAAGGAGTTCGTCGAAGCGGCGCGCGCGCATCACCAGTCGCTTGACGCTGCGGGTCACACCGAGGCTTCTGACCCGGCGCCGGCCGTTGCGGTTTCTGTCGGAGCGCAAGCATGA
- the kdsA gene encoding 3-deoxy-8-phosphooctulonate synthase: MKLCDFEVGLDQPFFLIAGTCVVESEQMTIDVAGRLKEICAKVGVPFIYKSSYDKANRSSGKSFRGLGMDEGLRILGEVKKQLGLPILTDVHSEHEIEAVASVVDVLQTPAFLCRQTDFIHACARSGKPVNIKKGQFLAPHDMKNVIDKARDAAREAGLSDDRFMACERGVSFGYNNLVSDMRSLAIMRETNAPIVFDATHSVQLPGGQGTSSGGQREFVPVLARAAVATGVSGLFMETHPDPANAKSDGPNAVPLHRMEALLETLVALDRAVKSGPFLENDFS, from the coding sequence ATGAAGCTGTGTGATTTCGAGGTCGGTCTCGACCAGCCGTTCTTCCTGATTGCGGGCACCTGCGTGGTCGAATCGGAGCAGATGACGATCGACGTCGCCGGCCGCTTGAAGGAAATCTGCGCCAAGGTCGGCGTGCCGTTCATCTACAAGTCGTCGTATGACAAAGCCAACCGCAGCTCAGGCAAGTCGTTTCGCGGTTTGGGCATGGACGAAGGCCTGCGGATCCTCGGCGAAGTGAAGAAGCAACTCGGGCTGCCCATTCTCACCGACGTTCACTCGGAACACGAGATCGAAGCGGTGGCATCGGTGGTCGACGTGTTGCAAACGCCCGCGTTTCTGTGCCGCCAGACTGACTTCATTCACGCATGCGCGCGTTCGGGCAAGCCGGTCAACATCAAGAAGGGCCAGTTTCTCGCGCCGCACGACATGAAGAACGTCATCGACAAAGCCCGCGACGCCGCACGCGAAGCAGGCCTGTCCGACGACCGTTTCATGGCCTGCGAACGGGGTGTGTCGTTTGGTTATAACAACCTGGTTTCCGATATGCGGTCGCTCGCGATCATGCGGGAAACCAATGCGCCCATCGTTTTCGACGCCACGCATTCGGTGCAGTTGCCGGGCGGCCAAGGCACGAGTTCCGGCGGTCAACGCGAATTCGTGCCGGTGCTGGCGCGAGCCGCGGTCGCCACGGGCGTTTCCGGCCTTTTCATGGAAACCCATCCGGACCCGGCGAACGCAAAGTCCGACGGTCCGAACGCCGTGCCGCTGCACAGAATGGAAGCCCTGCTGGAAACGCTCGTTGCGCTCGACCGGGCCGTGAAAAGCGGACCGTTCCTCGAGAACGATTTCAGCTAA
- a CDS encoding DUF1330 domain-containing protein has translation MAKGYVIVNANVTDPEKYAAYRPLAAAAIEAHGGRYLARGGKSETLEGSLLPRGVVIEFDDYETAVKWYHSAGYEAARSVRSGAAEMHMMVVEGV, from the coding sequence ATGGCAAAAGGTTATGTCATCGTGAATGCCAATGTGACGGACCCGGAGAAGTACGCGGCGTACCGACCGCTGGCGGCTGCGGCAATCGAAGCGCATGGTGGCCGCTACCTCGCTCGCGGCGGTAAAAGCGAAACCCTCGAAGGCTCGTTGCTCCCGCGCGGTGTCGTGATCGAATTCGACGATTACGAGACCGCGGTCAAGTGGTACCACTCAGCCGGGTATGAAGCGGCGCGAAGTGTGCGAAGCGGCGCAGCCGAGATGCACATGATGGTCGTCGAAGGCGTGTAA
- the eno gene encoding phosphopyruvate hydratase produces MSAIVDIIGREILDSRGNPTVECDVLLESGTMGRAAVPSGASTGSREAIELRDGEAGRYGGKGVLKAVEHINTEISEAIMGLDASEQAFLDKTLLELDGTDNKSRLGANAMLAVSMAVAKAAAEEAGLPLYRYFGGSGAMQLPVPMMNIVNGGAHANNSLDIQEFMIVPVSQPTFREALRCGAEVFHALKKILSDRGMSTAVGDEGGFAPNFGSNDECLSTIVQAIEKAGYRAGEDVLLALDCAASEFYHDGKYQLAGEGLQLSSTEFADYLATLADKFPIVSIEDGMHESDWDGWKILTDKLGKKIQLVGDDLFVTNTRILKEGIEKGIANSILIKINQIGTLTETFAAIEMAKRAGYTAVISHRSGETEDSTIADIAVGLNAGQIKTGSLSRSDRISKYNQLLRIEEDLGDIASYPGKSAFYNLR; encoded by the coding sequence ATGAGTGCCATCGTAGATATCATCGGTCGCGAGATTCTCGACTCGCGCGGCAATCCCACCGTCGAATGCGACGTCCTGCTGGAATCGGGCACGATGGGCCGCGCCGCGGTGCCGTCCGGCGCATCGACCGGATCGCGTGAAGCCATCGAATTGCGCGACGGCGAAGCCGGCCGCTACGGCGGCAAGGGCGTGCTGAAGGCAGTCGAGCACATCAACACCGAAATCTCCGAAGCCATCATGGGACTCGATGCATCGGAACAGGCGTTTCTCGACAAGACCCTGCTCGAACTCGACGGTACCGACAACAAGTCGCGCCTCGGCGCGAACGCCATGCTGGCCGTTTCCATGGCAGTGGCCAAGGCCGCGGCTGAGGAAGCGGGCTTGCCGCTGTATCGTTATTTCGGCGGTTCGGGCGCCATGCAATTGCCCGTTCCCATGATGAACATCGTGAACGGCGGCGCGCACGCCAACAACAGCCTGGACATCCAGGAATTCATGATCGTTCCGGTCAGCCAGCCGACCTTCCGCGAAGCGCTGCGTTGCGGCGCGGAAGTGTTCCACGCGCTCAAGAAGATCCTGAGCGACCGTGGCATGAGCACGGCCGTGGGCGACGAAGGCGGTTTCGCGCCGAATTTCGGCAGCAACGACGAGTGTCTTTCGACCATCGTTCAGGCGATCGAGAAGGCGGGTTATCGTGCGGGTGAAGACGTTTTGCTTGCGCTGGATTGCGCCGCAAGCGAGTTCTACCACGACGGCAAATATCAGCTCGCGGGCGAAGGCCTGCAGTTGTCGTCCACTGAATTCGCAGATTATCTCGCCACGCTCGCCGATAAATTCCCGATCGTGTCGATTGAAGACGGCATGCACGAAAGCGACTGGGACGGATGGAAGATCTTGACCGATAAGCTCGGCAAGAAGATCCAGCTCGTGGGCGACGATCTGTTCGTGACGAACACGCGTATTTTGAAGGAAGGGATCGAAAAGGGCATCGCCAATTCGATCCTGATCAAGATCAACCAGATCGGCACACTGACAGAAACTTTTGCAGCAATCGAAATGGCGAAGCGCGCGGGTTACACTGCCGTTATCTCGCATCGTTCGGGCGAAACGGAAGATTCGACGATTGCGGATATCGCGGTCGGCCTGAATGCCGGTCAGATCAAGACGGGTTCTTTGTCGCGTAGCGACCGCATCTCGAAGTACAACCAGTTGCTGCGCATTGAAGAAGATCTGGGCGATATCGCCAGCTATCCGGGCAAGTCGGCCTTCTACAATTTGCGTTGA
- the ftsB gene encoding cell division protein FtsB: MRIVTFVLILLLAMIQYPLWWGHGGWLRVHELQQQLVNQTKKNADLKLRNERVQGEVADLQNGTAAVEERARYEMGMMKDSEVFVQFVSPNSPAPANSVNAQSSASTRGQVSAAPLRVVPNPVSRSKEERRAFERQATKEKQDAAKKKAGG; the protein is encoded by the coding sequence ATGCGGATTGTCACCTTTGTCCTGATCCTGCTGCTGGCGATGATCCAGTATCCGCTGTGGTGGGGGCACGGTGGCTGGTTGCGTGTTCACGAGTTGCAGCAGCAACTGGTCAACCAGACAAAGAAAAATGCGGATCTGAAGCTGCGCAACGAACGTGTGCAGGGCGAAGTCGCGGATTTGCAGAATGGTACGGCGGCTGTTGAAGAACGCGCGCGTTATGAAATGGGCATGATGAAGGACAGCGAGGTATTCGTGCAGTTTGTCTCGCCGAATTCCCCTGCGCCGGCCAACTCGGTGAACGCACAGTCCAGCGCGTCCACGCGAGGACAAGTTTCCGCCGCGCCTTTGCGAGTGGTGCCCAACCCGGTTTCACGATCGAAGGAAGAGCGCCGCGCGTTCGAGCGGCAGGCGACCAAAGAGAAGCAGGACGCCGCCAAGAAGAAAGCGGGCGGCTGA
- the hslO gene encoding Hsp33 family molecular chaperone HslO — translation MFNAAPVRGEIVSLRDTWQEVLTRRSYPAPVRNVLGEMMAACALLSANLKFDGTLIMQIYGDGPVTMLVVQCNSDLSLRATAKLAESIEGASEAPVAITDDMTLPDLLNRNGQGRCVITLDPRDKKPGQQAYQGIVPLSGEHGPLASMAEVLEHYMHHSEQLDTRMWLAANTERAVGMLLQKLPGDGGIVPHPGEHDADTWQRVCHLGGTLSNEELLKEEPETVFKRLFWQENVQHFEPAQARFECTCSREKVGGMLKMLGREEVDSVVEERGSVEVHCEFCNQRYEFDPVDVAQLFVAGEISQAVSPAPDQRH, via the coding sequence ATGTTCAACGCGGCGCCAGTGCGCGGCGAGATCGTCTCGTTGCGCGATACATGGCAAGAAGTACTCACGCGCCGCTCCTATCCCGCGCCCGTGCGCAATGTGCTCGGCGAAATGATGGCTGCCTGCGCGCTGCTGTCGGCGAATCTCAAGTTCGATGGCACGTTGATCATGCAGATCTACGGCGACGGACCGGTGACGATGCTCGTCGTGCAGTGCAATTCGGACCTGTCGCTGCGCGCGACGGCAAAACTCGCTGAGTCAATAGAAGGAGCGAGCGAAGCGCCCGTCGCGATCACCGACGACATGACCCTCCCCGACTTGCTGAACCGCAATGGCCAGGGACGTTGTGTGATCACGCTCGACCCGCGCGACAAGAAGCCCGGCCAGCAGGCGTATCAGGGCATCGTGCCGCTAAGCGGCGAGCATGGGCCGCTCGCATCGATGGCCGAAGTGCTGGAACACTATATGCATCACTCCGAGCAGCTCGATACACGCATGTGGCTCGCCGCGAACACCGAGCGCGCGGTGGGCATGCTGCTGCAGAAGCTTCCGGGCGATGGCGGTATCGTCCCGCACCCGGGCGAACACGACGCCGATACCTGGCAGCGCGTGTGTCACCTCGGCGGCACGCTGTCGAATGAAGAGTTGTTGAAGGAAGAGCCTGAGACTGTATTCAAGCGGCTTTTCTGGCAGGAAAACGTGCAGCACTTCGAGCCGGCTCAGGCTCGTTTCGAATGCACGTGTTCACGCGAGAAAGTCGGCGGAATGCTGAAAATGCTGGGTCGGGAAGAAGTCGACAGCGTGGTCGAAGAGCGTGGCAGTGTTGAAGTCCATTGCGAATTCTGCAACCAGCGCTATGAGTTCGATCCCGTGGACGTGGCGCAACTTTTTGTCGCGGGAGAAATCTCGCAAGCCGTAAGCCCGGCGCCGGATCAACGGCATTGA
- a CDS encoding gamma carbonic anhydrase family protein, translating to MAIYKLGDAAPTIHESVFVADTATIIGRVTLEENSSVWFGASLRADNEPIVLGHGSNIQEGAVLHTDPGFPLTIEANVTVGHQAMLHGCTVKEGALIGIQAVVLNGAVIGRNCLVGAGAVVTEGKIFPDNTLILGAPAKAVRELTEADIAKMQGGTRGYVERREYYKAQLVRIG from the coding sequence GTGGCAATCTACAAGCTCGGCGATGCCGCCCCGACCATCCACGAAAGCGTATTTGTCGCTGATACGGCGACCATCATCGGCCGCGTAACGCTTGAGGAGAACTCGAGCGTCTGGTTCGGCGCCTCGCTGCGCGCGGACAACGAGCCGATCGTGCTCGGCCATGGAAGCAATATCCAGGAGGGAGCGGTGCTTCATACCGATCCGGGCTTTCCCCTGACCATTGAGGCGAACGTCACCGTCGGCCATCAGGCAATGCTGCACGGCTGCACCGTCAAGGAAGGCGCGCTCATCGGAATTCAGGCGGTGGTCTTGAATGGCGCGGTAATTGGCCGCAATTGCCTTGTTGGTGCAGGCGCCGTGGTGACCGAAGGCAAGATTTTCCCCGATAACACCCTGATCCTCGGCGCACCCGCGAAAGCCGTGCGGGAACTGACGGAAGCGGACATTGCGAAGATGCAGGGCGGCACGCGTGGTTACGTGGAACGCCGCGAATATTACAAGGCGCAACTCGTGCGGATCGGCTGA
- a CDS encoding ferritin-like domain-containing protein gives MSDPLDLSSSSSFLLSVRHAALALLRERDPSTKARATQLFYDRMLAMDMTLDVTARITDPLDLPGRPDAPELVAPSSLKRRSMQSDAGRAVLLHALAHIEFNAINLALDAVWRFPSMPEAFYIDWFKVAAEEARHFSLLSARLAEFGHAYGDFPAHDGLWEMAERTRGDVLARMALVPRTLEARGLDAAPPIRRRLAQAGDHASAAILDIILHDEIGHVLIGNHWFRHLCDKANADPHVAYEELAERYHAPKLRGPFNFEARRDAGFDEAELRALAGLDATGSSR, from the coding sequence ATGTCCGACCCGCTCGATTTGTCCAGTTCGTCATCCTTTCTACTGAGTGTCCGGCACGCTGCACTCGCGCTGTTGCGCGAACGTGATCCGTCGACCAAAGCCCGCGCCACGCAGCTTTTCTACGACCGCATGCTCGCGATGGACATGACGCTCGACGTCACCGCCCGTATCACCGATCCGCTCGACCTGCCCGGGCGCCCCGACGCGCCGGAACTGGTGGCGCCTTCATCGCTCAAACGGCGCAGCATGCAGTCCGACGCCGGGCGCGCCGTGCTGTTGCACGCGCTCGCTCACATCGAATTCAACGCGATCAATCTGGCGCTCGATGCAGTCTGGCGGTTTCCATCGATGCCCGAGGCCTTTTACATCGACTGGTTCAAGGTGGCGGCTGAAGAAGCGCGGCATTTTTCGCTGCTGAGCGCGAGGCTGGCGGAGTTTGGTCACGCATATGGCGATTTTCCCGCCCACGACGGCCTTTGGGAAATGGCCGAACGCACGCGGGGCGACGTGCTCGCGCGCATGGCGCTGGTGCCGCGCACGCTCGAAGCGCGCGGCCTGGACGCAGCGCCGCCGATTCGCCGCCGTCTGGCGCAGGCGGGCGACCATGCATCGGCGGCTATCCTGGACATCATTCTCCACGACGAAATCGGCCACGTGCTCATTGGAAATCACTGGTTCCGGCACTTGTGCGACAAGGCGAACGCCGATCCGCACGTCGCCTACGAAGAACTCGCCGAGCGCTATCACGCGCCGAAACTGCGTGGACCGTTCAATTTCGAAGCGCGCCGCGATGCCGGTTTTGACGAGGCCGAACTGCGCGCGCTCGCAGGCCTCGACGCCACCGGGTCTTCCCGATGA
- a CDS encoding alpha/beta fold hydrolase, with protein sequence MKTSTSDFVTTRGTRLHVRRWGRPDAPTLFMLHGWMDVSASFQFVVDALAGEWQVIAPDARGFGLSDWPVAEGKSGNYWFQDYLADLDALIDHYTPPREAVNLVGHSMGANVVCLYAGVRPERVRRVVDLEGFGMAAMQPGRAPARLTQWLDDLRAPPTLNTYATFDDVAQRLIRTNPRLPLAKARFLAAHWSKPDGEGRFHLLADPAHKLRGPVLYRLEEVMAVWSKVEAKVLHVEAVGSPTLAAIAADVPIDEFKQRFTAFPDWREELIDNAGHMLHHDQPERVAALIEAFCA encoded by the coding sequence ATGAAAACATCCACTTCCGACTTCGTCACCACACGCGGGACGCGCCTGCATGTCCGCCGCTGGGGCCGCCCCGACGCGCCCACGCTTTTCATGCTGCACGGGTGGATGGATGTATCGGCGTCATTCCAGTTCGTCGTCGATGCGCTCGCCGGCGAGTGGCAGGTCATCGCGCCCGATGCCCGCGGTTTTGGCCTGTCGGACTGGCCGGTGGCCGAGGGCAAGAGCGGAAACTACTGGTTCCAGGACTATCTCGCCGATCTCGATGCACTGATCGACCACTACACACCGCCACGCGAGGCGGTGAACCTGGTCGGCCACAGCATGGGCGCGAACGTCGTCTGCCTTTACGCGGGCGTTCGGCCGGAGCGAGTGCGCCGCGTGGTCGATCTGGAAGGGTTCGGGATGGCCGCGATGCAACCCGGGCGCGCGCCGGCACGCCTCACGCAATGGCTGGACGACCTTCGGGCGCCGCCGACGCTCAACACCTACGCCACTTTCGACGATGTCGCCCAGCGCCTGATCCGCACGAACCCGCGCTTGCCGCTCGCGAAGGCGCGTTTCCTGGCCGCCCACTGGTCGAAGCCAGACGGCGAAGGCCGCTTCCATTTACTCGCCGATCCCGCCCACAAGCTTCGTGGACCGGTGTTGTACCGGCTGGAAGAGGTGATGGCCGTCTGGTCGAAGGTCGAGGCGAAGGTCTTGCACGTGGAAGCCGTCGGGTCGCCGACTTTGGCTGCGATCGCGGCGGACGTTCCCATCGATGAATTCAAGCAGCGTTTCACCGCATTCCCGGATTGGCGCGAGGAACTCATCGATAACGCCGGCCACATGCTGCACCACGATCAGCCGGAGCGCGTCGCGGCGCTGATCGAAGCGTTTTGCGCGTGA
- a CDS encoding 3',5'-nucleoside bisphosphate phosphatase — MNADLHCHSTVSDGQLAPAEVAARAHAGGVTLWSLTDHDQIGGQREAREAARALGMDYVGGVEISVTWAGRTVHVVGLNVDADCQELIDGLAETRSGRRARGEAIGQALAAIGIPGAYEGALTYVNDPAMISRTHFARFLVDKGYAESTSDVFSKYLGDGKPGFVGHRWSKLADAMKWIKAAGGEAVIAHPGRYDFSQVEFAALFDEFIQLGGRAIEVVTGSHTPDQYREYAEVARRYGFYASRGSDFHAAGEGRIDLGQLPPLPADLKPVWECLR, encoded by the coding sequence ATGAACGCCGACCTGCATTGCCATTCCACCGTTTCCGATGGCCAGCTCGCTCCAGCCGAGGTTGCCGCGCGTGCGCACGCAGGCGGCGTGACGCTGTGGTCGCTGACCGATCACGACCAGATCGGCGGCCAGCGCGAGGCGCGCGAAGCGGCCAGGGCGCTTGGAATGGACTATGTCGGCGGCGTCGAGATCTCGGTCACATGGGCGGGACGCACGGTTCATGTCGTGGGGCTCAATGTGGATGCGGATTGCCAGGAGCTCATCGACGGCCTTGCCGAGACGCGTAGCGGCCGCAGGGCACGCGGTGAGGCCATCGGGCAGGCGCTGGCCGCGATCGGCATCCCGGGCGCCTATGAAGGCGCGCTGACCTACGTGAACGACCCGGCAATGATCTCGCGCACACACTTCGCGCGTTTTCTGGTTGATAAAGGCTACGCAGAGTCCACCTCGGACGTGTTCTCGAAATACCTCGGTGACGGAAAACCGGGTTTCGTCGGCCATCGATGGTCGAAACTCGCCGACGCCATGAAATGGATCAAGGCGGCCGGCGGCGAAGCGGTGATCGCGCACCCGGGGCGGTATGATTTCTCGCAGGTCGAATTCGCCGCGCTCTTCGATGAATTCATCCAGCTAGGCGGCCGCGCCATTGAAGTGGTGACGGGCAGCCATACGCCGGATCAGTATCGGGAATATGCGGAGGTTGCGCGCCGCTATGGGTTCTACGCTTCGCGCGGTTCGGATTTTCACGCGGCGGGCGAGGGCCGTATCGACCTTGGCCAATTGCCGCCGCTTCCCGCCGACCTCAAACCCGTCTGGGAATGCCTGCGCTGA
- a CDS encoding L-threonylcarbamoyladenylate synthase has protein sequence MSQFFRIHPDNPQPRLINQAVQIINDGGIVALPTDSSYALACHLDDKDAVERIRRIRGLDEKQLLSLLVRDLSELSNFAIVDNRNYRLIKSVTPGPYVFVLQATKEVPRRLSHPSRKTIGLRVPNHAITLALLEALGQPLLGSTLIMPNDTHPLNDAEEIREKLEKQIDLVIDAGACPMEPSTVIDLTGEVPVLVRPGLGSLEPFGLTADSAQ, from the coding sequence ATGTCTCAATTCTTTCGCATTCACCCGGATAATCCGCAGCCGCGGCTGATCAATCAGGCGGTGCAGATCATCAACGATGGCGGCATCGTGGCGTTGCCGACCGATTCGAGCTATGCGCTGGCGTGTCATCTCGATGACAAGGACGCCGTCGAGCGTATTCGCCGCATTCGCGGACTCGACGAGAAACAACTGCTTTCGCTGCTGGTGCGGGATTTGTCTGAGCTTTCAAATTTTGCGATCGTCGATAACCGGAACTATCGTCTGATCAAATCCGTGACACCGGGTCCTTACGTTTTCGTTTTGCAGGCAACCAAGGAAGTCCCGCGGCGCCTTTCGCATCCGTCGCGCAAGACGATCGGCCTGCGGGTGCCCAATCACGCCATCACGCTTGCGCTGCTGGAAGCGCTCGGACAACCGCTGCTGGGCTCCACGCTGATCATGCCCAATGATACCCATCCGCTCAACGACGCCGAAGAGATCCGCGAAAAGCTCGAAAAACAGATCGATCTCGTGATCGACGCCGGCGCCTGCCCAATGGAACCGTCAACCGTGATCGATCTGACGGGCGAAGTACCGGTCCTCGTGCGCCCGGGGCTGGGAAGCCTGGAGCCGTTCGGTCTCACCGCTGACAGCGCGCAATGA